The Pseudomonadales bacterium genome contains the following window.
CAATCCCGATGCCGACAATACTATCATCATCGGTAAAGACACCCGTATTTCAGGTTATATGTTTGAATCGGCTTTGCAGGCTGGCATTGTTGCTGCGGGTGTGAATGTGAAATTACTCGGGCCTATGCCAACCCCAGCGATTGCCTACTTGACACGAACGTTTAAAGCGCAATGCGGCATAGTCAT
Protein-coding sequences here:
- the glmM gene encoding phosphoglucosamine mutase (catalyzes the conversion of glucosamine-6-phosphate to glucosamine-1-phosphate), producing MTARKYFGTDGIRGLVGEAPITPDFVIKLGWAIGHYFALHNPDADNTIIIGKDTRISGYMFESALQAGIVAAGVNVKLLGPMPTPAIAYLTRTFKAQCGIV